The Haloferax sp. Atlit-12N region TTCCACGACTTCGCGGGCGGCATGATCGTCCACGGCATGGGCGGTATCGCCGGTCTCACCGCGGCGTGGATTATCGGCCCGCGCATGAACCGCTTCAAGCCCGACGGCACGGCGAACGTCATCCCCGGTCACTCCATCACGTTCGCCGTCCTCGGCACGCTCATCCTCGCGTTCGGCTGGTACGGCTTCAACGTCGGCACCGCCGCCGCGCCCCTCGCGTACGCCGACGGCGCGGTCACGCTCGGCTCGTTCGCCTTCGTGGGCCGCGTCGCCCTCGTGACGACCCTCGGCATGGCCGCCGGCGCAATCGGCGCTGGCGGGGTCGCCATGTACAAGACCGGCAAGGTCGACACGCTCTACGTCGCAAACGGCCTCCTCGCCGGGCTCGTCGGCGTCACCGCCATCGCGGACGACATCGTCTGGCCGGGCGCGCTTGTCGTCGGCCTCCTCGCCGGCGCGCAGCTCCCGGTCGTCTTCGAGTTCGTCGAAAAGCGCCTCCACATCGACGACGTGTGCGCGGTCTTCCCCGTTCACGGTTCCGCGGGCATCCTCGGCGCGCTCCTCTACCCCGTGTTCGCCGTCCCGCTGTGGCACGACGGCGCGTCCTTCGTCTCGCTCGCCGTCCCGCAGGTCATCGGCGTCGGCGTCATCGCTATCTGGACGTTCGCCGCGACCGCGGTCGTCTTCGGCGGCTTCCGGGCCATCGGTCAGGTCCGCGTCTCTTCGGACCACGAGCGCGAGGGCCTCGACACCGCCGAGCACGGCGTCGACACCTACCCCGAGTTCGGGTCGCCCGATGCCGACACCGGCATCCGCACCGACGGCTCCGGCGTCCCGAGCGGGGATGGATTCATGACGACGGGCCGGGAGGACTAACTCATGAGTGATTCCGACCTTCCGAACGACGGCGACATCAAACTCGTCATGGCCGTCATCCGCCCCGACAAGCTCTCGGACGTGAAAACCGCGCTCGCCGAAATCGGCGCGCCGTCGCTCACCGTCACCAACGTCTCCGGCCGCGGCTCTCAGCCCGCGAAGAAGAGCCAGTGGCGCGGCGAGGAGTACACCGTCGACCTCCACCAGAAGGTCAAAGTCGAATGCGTCGTCGCCGACATCCCGGCCGACGACGTGGTCGACGCCATCGCCGACGCCGCCCACACGGGCGAGAAAGGCGACGGGAAGGTGTTCACCTTCCCCGTCGAGAGCGCCGTCCAAGTCCGTACCGGCAAGACCGGACGCGACGCGGTCTGAGCCGCTCATTCTCTGTCGGCGGTTCTCGTACCGTCTCCGCGTCCGTCGCTCCGACCGGCGACGAGGTTATATCGGTTCGGTCGAACGTACCGGTGGCCCCTCGCGGGGCGAGAGCCGAACCCACGCGAAACCGTTTTTCCGCTCCGCACCGAGCGTCGTGACGATGAGCGGTGGCTCCACGTGGTGACTGTCGCGGTCCTCGGCGGACTCGCCGTCGCGCTGTTCGGAATGGCAGTCGCCGGACTGCTCGCCGACCGGTATCTCTCCGAACCCGACGACCTCCGCGCCGACCTCCTCGTCAGCGACGCGAACAAGTGGGCCGTCTTCGCCCTCCTGTGCGGCTACGTCCTCGTCGTCGAGGGGCGACCGCTGTCCTCGATGACCGGCCGCTCGCTGGACCCCCTCGCGTTCGTCGCGGTGGTCGGCGGCGGCGTCTTCGTCCTGTTCGCCGCGAACGCGGTGACGACGCCCGTCTTCGACCGACTCGGCGTGGGGGGTCTCGACGAGGGAATGACCGGACTGGCCTCGCTGTCGGTCAGACACCGACTCTTCGTGGCCGGGACCGCCGGCGTCACGGAGCAGGTGCTGTTCCACGGCTACGCCGTCGAGCGACTCCTCGAACTCACCGGAAGCCCGCTTCTCGCGGGCGGCGTCTCGTTCGCCGCGTTCACCGCGAGCCACGCCGTCGGCTGGGAGCGCGGCGCGGTCGCCAGAATCGCCGTCCCCGCGCTCCTGACGACGGTCATGTACCTTCTCGTGCGCGACGTGGTCGCGCTCGCCTGCATCCACGCGCTCAACGACGCGGTCGGGTTGCTCGTGGCCGGGTCGGTGGAGAAGGCCGACGACGACGGCGCTGAGGCCGCCGCGGACGGGACGGCGCGGTAGGTCCGCCGCAGTCCCGACGCCCGACAGTTCACGCCGGCCGTGTCGTCTACTGGTTCGCCGGTGGCAGGTGCGGCCGACCCAGTAAGGTCTTTCCCGCGAGCGGTCGAACCGGCGCGCATGAACCACGACGAGTCAAGGGCGCTGTACGACCGCGCGCTGTCCGTGCTCGCCGGCGGCGTGAACTCCTCCGTCCGGGCGACGCAACCGTACCCGTTCTTCGTCGAGCGCGGCGACGGCGCGCACGTCATCGACGCCGACGGGAACCGCTACGTCGACTACGTGCTGGGCTACGGGCCGCTGCTCTACGGCCACGACGCCCCCGAACCCGTCCAGTCGGCGGTCCAGAAGCACGCCGCGGCCGGGCCGATGTACGGCGCGCCGACCGAAATCGAGGTCGAACACGCCGAGTTCGTCGCGCGACACGTCCCCTCCGTCGAGATGCTTCGGTTCGTCAACTCCGGCACGGAGGCGACCGTCTCGGCGGTCCGCCTCGCCCGCGGCGTCACCGGCCGCGACAAAATCGTCGTCATGCAGGGCGGCTACCACGGCGCACAGGAGTCCACGCTCGTCGAGGGCGGCCCCGGCGGCGCGAAGCCCTCGACGCCCGGCATCCCCTCGTCGTTCGCCGACCACACCATTCCCGTCCCGTTCAACGACGAGGAGACGGTCCGCGAGGTGTTCGAGGAACACGGCGAGGACATCGCGGCGGTACTGACCGAGCCGATTCTGGCGAACACGGGCATCGTCCACCCGGTCGACGGCTACCTCGAAGCCCTCCGCGACGTGACCGAAGAACACGGCGCGCTCCTCATCTTCGACGAGGTCATCACCGGCTTCCGCGTCGGCGGCCTCCAGTGCGCGCAGGGCAAGTTCGGCGTCACGCCCGACCTCACGACGTTCGGGAAGATTATCGGCGGCGGCTTCCCCGTCGGCGCGGTCGGCGGCAAGGCCGAACTCGTCGAGCAGTTCACCCCCGGCGGCGACGTGTTCCAGTCGGGCACCTTCTCGGGTCACCCGGTCACGATGGCCGCGGGCCACGAGTACCTGAAGTACGCCGCCGAAAACGACGTGTACGGACACGTCAACCGCCTCGGCGAGAAGCTTCGGTCGGGCATCACGGACATCCTCGAAGACCAGGCCCCCGAGTACACCGTCGTCGGCACGGACTCGATGTTCAAGACGGTGTTCACGCGCCACGGGACGGCCGAGCGCGCCGACGCCTGCGCCGACGGCTGTGCGCAGGTCGAGTCGTGTCCCAACTACGACGCCTGCCCGAAGACTGGCGCGGACGTGTCGAAGGCGGAGACCGACCGCTGGGAGCGCGTCTTCTGGCAGGAGATGAAAGACCAAGGTGTGTTCCTCACGGCGAACCAGTTCGAATCGCAGTTCGTCTCCTACGCCCACACCGACGAGGATATCGAGGAGACGCTGGAAGCGTACAAGCAAGCGCTGTAGGCGCGTCCCGACCGGCGACCCGCCGAAGAAACTTTTTTACGACGCTATCGCCCGAGAGAGCCCGAGGTACGCCGGAAGTCCGAGGACGGCGGCCAGTCCGACGGTGAGGAAAAGCGGGACGACCCCCGTCGGGTCCGGCGCGAAGATGAATCCGAGCGGGAGCGCGACGACGAACGCGACGCCGAAGGTGAGCGCGAGACGGAGGGGCCTGTTCACGTCGGAGGCGTCGCCGCGAAGGCGGATAACTGTTCGGCACTGCGATACGAACGCGGTTCGGCCGTGCGAGCGACGGTCGCTCGCGCGACTGCGACCCGGCGCGAACGCGACTCACTCGGCCCGCAGTCGCGCCTCGGCCGCCCGCCACAGCGGCGGGTAGGTCAGGGCGACGCCGGCGCCGAGACAGACCGCCCACGAGACGAGGATACCGACTGGGTTTCCTTGGAGTTCGAGGAGGACTAACAGCGGAATCCAGACGGCGGTCACGACGAGGCCGATACCCCAGACGCGGGCGACGAGACGGAGGCGAAGGGGGCGCGCGAGGAGGAGCGCGAGCGCGATGAGCGCGGCCGCGACGAGGCCGGCGAACCACGGCGGTTCGACGCCGACCGACGAGAGAAACAGGTCGAGGGGCGCGACGACCGAGGTCAGGCCGAACAGGAGGAGCGCGACGACGACGAAGTCGCCGACCTGCCGGACGACCGAATCGAGGGCGGACATCGTCCGGGTCGTCGCGCGGGGACTGTATCGGTCTTCCGTTCGGGTTCGACCCGACGCGCGGGAGCGAACTGGAGGGCTTTTCAACGCGGGGACCGGACTGACGCGTATGACTACAACACTTCGCTTGGCGACGCGAGGGTCGGCGCTCGCTCGCGCGCAGGCCGCGAGCGTGCAGGGGGCGCTCGCGGGCCGCCGACTCGACGTCGAACTCGTCGAAGTCGAGACCACGGGCGACCGGATTCAGGACGAACTCATCCACCGACTGGGCAAGACCGGCGCGTTCGTCCGCGCGCTCGACGAGCGCGTCCTCGACGGCGAGGTCGACGCCGCGGTCCACTCGATGAAAGACATGCCGACCGAGAAGCCCGCCGACCTCGTCGTCGCGGGTGTTCCCGAGCGCGCGCCGGCGGGCGACGTGCTCGTCACGGCCGAGGGCCACGACATCGACGACCTACCGGAGGGAGCCGTCGTCGGCACGTCGTCGCTCCGCCGGCAGGCCCAACTGCTGAACTACCGCGAGGACCTCGAAGTCGAGCCCCTCCGGGGCAACGTCGACACCCGCATCGAGAAACTGCTGGCGACGCACCTCCAGCGCGAACACGAGGCCCGCGTCGAAAACGACAAAGAGCGGCAAGAAAAGAAGGGAAAGACCGACCACGAAGAGGCGTTCGACGAGACCGCAGACGAGTGGTTCGAGGGACTCACCGAACTCGAACGGCAGGCGCTCGGCCGGAAGGTCGAAACCGAGTACGACGCCATCGTCCTCGCCGAGGCGGGACTCAAGCGCAGCGGCCTCACCGAGAAGGTGAACTACGAGCGCCTGCCGCGGACGACGTTCGTCCCCGCGCCCGGACAGGGAGCCATCGCCGTGACCGCCGCGGACTCGGAGGTCATCGACCTCATCCACGACAAACTCGACCACCCGCGGACCCGCGTCGAGACGACCGTCGAACGGACCATCCTCGCCGAACTCGGCGGCGGCTGTATCGCCCCGGTCGGCGTCCACGCCCTCCTGCAGGGCGAACACGTCCACGTCGACGTGCAGGTGCTGGCGACCGACGGCTCGGAGTCAATCAAGACCTCTCGGGACCTCCCCGTCGGCAACCACGCCAACGCCGCCCGCGAGTTCGCGGCGGCCCTGCGCGACCGCGGTGCCGGCCAGTTAGTCGATGCCGCCCGCGAGGAGGCCGAGGAGTGAGATGACGGCCGACGACGCGGAATCCGAAACGGCGGACGAGCGGTCGACCGGCGCGCAGTCGAACGGCGACGCGACCGACGGCGACGGCGTCGGCACGGTCCACCTCGTCGGCAGCGGCCCGGGCGACCCGGAACTGCTGACGATGAAGGCCGCCCGCCTCATCGACGAGTCCGACGTGGTGCTCCACGACAAGCTCCCCGGCCCGGAGATTCTCGGGATGATTCCGGCCGAGAAGCGCGAGGACGTGGGCAAGCGCGCCGGCGGTGAGTGGACCCCACAGGAGTACACGAACAACCGACTGGTCGAACTCGCCCGCGAGGGCAAGGACGTGGTCCGCCTGAAGGGTGGCGACCCGTTCGTCTTCGGCCGCGGCGGCGAGGAGATGGAACACCTCGCCGACAACGGGATTCCCTTCGAAGTCGTGCCGGGCATCACCTCGGCGGTCGCCGGGGCCGGCGCGGCGGGCATCCCCGTCACCCACCGCGACCACGTCTCGTCGGTGTCGTTCGTCACCGGCCACGAGGACCCGACGAAAGACGAGTCCGCGGTCGACTGGGACGCGCTCGCCGCGACCGGCGGGACGCTCGTCGTCCTCATGGGCGTCGGCAAACTCCCGCTGTACACCGCCGAACTCCGTGAGGCGGGGATGGACGGCGACACGCCCGTCGCCCTCATCGAGCGAGCGACGTGGCCCGACATGCGCGTCGCCACCGGCACGCTCGACACCATCGTCGACGTGCGCGACGAGGCCGACATCGAACCGCCCGCGATTACCGTCATCGGCGAGGTCGCGGCGACCCGCGACCGCGTCAAGCAGTTCCTGCAGGGCGGCGGCGCGGACGCCATCGCTGAAGCCGACACGAGCGCGGGAGGTGCCGGAGGAGACGAATGAGCCAGCAGGTCCGCGCGGCCGTCTTCCGCCCCGACGACGACCGCATCGAGCGCGCCGTCGAACTCCTCGACTCGCTCGGCGCGACCCCGGTCCCCGACCCGATGCTCGCAATCGAGCCGACCGGCGCGACGCCCGAGACCGGCGAGTTCGTCGTCCTGACGAGCAAGACCGGCGTCGAACTCCTCGACGAGGCCGGCTGGAACCCCGGCGACGCGGTGCTGTGCTGTATCGGCCCCGCGACCGCCGACGCCGCCCGCGAAGTGGGTTGGACAGTCGACCGCGTCCCCGACGAGTACACCTCGGCCGGACTGGTCGAACACCTCGCGCCCGACGTGGACGGCGCGACGGTCGAAGTCGCCCGGAGCGACCACGGCAGCGCCGTCCTCACGGACGGCCTGCGCGACGCGGGCGCGGACGTTCACGAGACGGTACTCTACCGACTCGTCCGCCCCGAGGGTGCCGGAAAGTCGGTCGAACTGGCCGCCGCCGGCGACCTCGAAGCCGCCCTCTTTACCTCGTCGCTCACGGTCGAACACTTCCTCGACGCCGCCGCGGAGCGCGGTGTCCGCGAGGAGGCCATCGCCGGCCTGAACGACGCCGTCGTCGGCGCAATCGGACCGCCGACCCGCGACACCGCGGCGTCCCACGGCATCGACGTGACCGTCGTCCCCGACGAGGCGACGTTCGAAGCGCTCGCGGTCGCCGCGGTCGAGACCGCCGCGCCGACGTACCACGAGTGACGTGACGGGAGCCGAGGCGGAAGCCGAGACGAGAGACGGCTCGTGGCGCGACGTCGGCTCGGTCGCCGGCTGGCAGACCGCCGCGAGCCTCTGTTACTACGCCATCTTCGCGGCGACCGGCTTCGTCCGCGACGCGTTTTCGGTCTCGGAGTCGCTGGTCGGACTGTTCCTGACCGCCGGGCTGCTCGGCTACACGGTGTTTCTCTTCCCCAGCGGCGCGGCCGTCGACGGCTACGGCGAAAAGCCCGTCATGGTCGTCGGCCTGCTGGCGCTGTCGGTCGCGCTCGTCGGCGTCACGTTCGCGCCGCCGTCGTACCTCCTGTTGTTGGTGACGGTGGCGCTCCTCGGGGCGGCCTACTCGACCGCGATGCCGGCGTCGAACCGCGGCATCGTCGCGGCCGCGCCCGCCGGGAGCAAGAACCTCGCCATGGGGCTGAAACAGGTCGGCGTCACCGTCGGCAGCGGAGCGTCGTCGCTCATCGTCACCGGCGTCGCCGTCGTCGCCGCGTGGCAGGTCGGCTTCTGGGTCATCGGCGTCTTCGCCGCCGGCTACGCGCTCGTCTTCGCGACGCGCTACCGCGGAAATCCGGGGACTGGCCGGCTCGAACGCCCCCGACTCGCCGGGCTCGGCGACAACCGCGCCTACGTCGCGCTCGTCGCCGCCGGGCTGTTCATCGGCGCGTCCATCTTCTCGATGCTCGGCTACACCGTCCTCTACGTGCAGGACGTGGTCGGGACCGGCCCCGCCCTTGCCGGGGGCGTCCTCGCCGCGACGCAGGTGACCGGAAGCGTCGGACGCATCGGCGCAGGGAGCCTCGCGGACCGCCTCGGCGGGGCCCGCGGCGCGGCCACCGTCGCACTCGTCCAACTGGCCGGCGCGGTCGCGCTCTTTTCGCTCCTCGTCGGAACCGGCGGCTCGTTCGCGCTCACCATCGCCGTCTTCGTCGCGCTCGGCCTCACCATCCACGGCTCGACCGGCGTCTTCTACTCCTGTCTGAGCGGCGTCGTCGACGACGGTGACATCGGCGCGGCGACCGCCGGCGGCCAGACCGCGCTCAACGTCGGCGGCCTCGTCGCCCCGCCGCTTTTCGGCTTCGTCGTGGAGTCGACGGGCTACGGGGCCGGTTGGGCGCTCGTCGCCGGTTCGACGGTGCTGGCGACCGTCCTCCTGTTCGTTGTCAGACGGCGAATCTGAGGGCCGGGAGACGAGCCTTTATCGCCGAAGCCGCGGCAAGAGCGCGTATGTTTGCCGTCGAACTGGAGTGGAAACGAAGGGGTTCCGTGCCCGAACTGCCAGCGTTTATGCCGGAGAGGGCGTGAGTACCACACCAATGGACGGACCCGTCCCCGAACTCACAGAGCACGCGGCGGCCTGCGCGGCCCGCCTCCGCGACGCCGACCGGGTGCTCCTCGCCTCGCACATCGACGCCGACGGGTTGACGAGCGCCGGCATCGCCTCGACCGCGCTCGAACGCGCCGGTATCCCCTTCGAGACGGTGTTCTGCCGCCAACTCGACGAGGCCGCCGTGGCCGACATCGCGGCGACCGACTACGACACCGTGCTGTTCACGGACTTCGGAAGCGGCCAACTCGACATCATCGCCGAGTACGAGGCGGCGGGCGACTTCCACCCAGTCATCGCCGACCACCACCAGCCAGCCGAGGGCGTCGAGACCGACCACCACCTCAACCCACTTCGGTTCGGTCTCAACGGCGCGAGCGAACTCTCTGGGGCGGGTGCGAGCTACGTCCTCGCGCGGGCGCTCGAACCCGAGAGCGCTGACGGGCACAGCCCGTCCGCTCGTGAGACGGGGTCTCACGCTGGCGACAACCGCGACCTCGCCGCGCTCGCCGTCGTCGGCGCTGTCGGCGACATGCAGGACACGAACGGCGAACTCCGCGGGGCCAACGCGGGCATCGTCGACGAGGGCGTCGAAGCCGGCGTCGTCGAGGAGGGCACCGACCTCCGAATCTACGGCCGCCAGACCCGCGCGCTCCCGAAACTGCTCCAGTACGCGACCGACGTTCGAATCCCCGGCATCTCGAACAACGAGGCCGGAGCCATCGAGTTCCTGACCGAACTCGACGTTCCCTGCCGCGACGACGACGGCGAGTGGAAGCGGTGGGTCGACCTGACCGGCGACGAGCGCCAGACGCTCGCCAGCGCCCTGATTCGCCGCGCCATCGCCAGCGGCGTGCCCGCCTCCCGCATCGACGACCTCGTGGGGACGACCTACGTGCTCTCTCGGGAGCAGGAGGGGACCGAACTCCGCGACGTGAGCGAGTTCTCGACGCTCCTGAACGCGACCGCGCGCTACGACCGCGCCGACGTGGGCCTCGCGGTCTGTCTCGGCGAGCGCGACGCGGCGCTCGACCGGGCGCGCAGGCTCCTTCGGAACCACCGCAAGAACCTCTCGAACGGCCTCCAGTGGGTGAAGGAACACGGCGTCCGCGTCGAAGACAACCTCCAGTGGTTCGACGCGGGCGACGAAATACGCGAGACCATCGTCGGCATCGTCGCCGGAATGGCCGTCGGCACCAACGCGACCCGAAGCGGGATTCCCGTCCTCGCGTTCGCCGACACGGAAGAGGGCGAGGTGAAGGTCTCCTCGCGCGGGTCGTACGTGATGGTCCGAGACGGACTGGACCTCTCGGCAGTCATGCGTGAGGCGTCGCGGTCGGTCGGCGGCGACGGTGGCGGCCACGACGTGGCCGCGGGCGCGACGATTCCGAAGGGCGAAGTCGAGGCGTTCATCGCCGAGGCCGACCGCATCGTCGGCGAGCAGTTGGCTGAGGACTCGGACTAATCGTCGACCGGATTCTCACCGAACCTCGCCGGCACCCAGTTTTGGCTGTCTATCGGCGGCCGCTCGTACCCGGTGTCGTCCTGTCGGGACGGGAGTTCGATAGGGTCGGGCGTCAGGTCCTCGTAGTCGATTTGGTCCAGTAAGTGCGAGATACAGTTGAGTCGCGCGTGGCGCTTCACGTCGGCGTTGACGACGTGCCAAGGCGCGTCCTCGACGTCGGTGTGTTCGAACATCCGGTCTTTGGCCTCGGAGTAGTCTGCCCACCGAGAGCGCGCTTCGAGATCCATCGGGCTGAGTTTCCAGCGGCGCTTCGGGTCCTCGTTTCGCTTCTGGAACCGCCGTTCCTGCTCCTCGTCGCTGATGGAGAACCAGTATTTGACGAGGATGATGCCCGACCGCACGAGCATCCGCTCGAACTCGGGGCAGGTCCGCAGGAACTCCTCGTACTCCTCGTCGGTACAGAAGCCCATCACCCGCTCGACGCCCGCGCGGTTGTACCAACTCCGGTCGAAAAGCACCATCTCGCCCTCCGTCGGAAGCTGTTCGACGTATCGCTGGAAGTACCACTGACCGCGCTCTCGCTCCGTGGGCTTGCCGAGTGCGACGACCCGCGCCACCCGCGGGTTGAGCCGGCGGGTGATGCGCTTGATGACGCCGCCTTTGCCCGCGGCGTCGCGGCCCTCGAAAACGACGCAGACCCGGAGGTCGTGTTCTTTTATCCAGTACTGGAGTTTCACCAGTTCCTCTTGGAGGCGGTTCAACTCGCGTTTGTAGTCTTTCTTCTTCAGGACGCCCTCGTCGTTGTAGCGAGGTTTGTCAGTGGGCATAGGCGAACTGCGTGCGCTGTGAACAAATAGCAGGCGGGAAGACGGAGTCGGCGCGGCGGCTCAGAGCTCCGAACAGACCTGCTCGCCGCTCACGATTTCCGGGACGACTACCTCGTCGGCACCGGCGCGGCGCGCGAGCGCCTCGTCCATCTGGTCGCCCGCGCGGACGACGAGTTTGGCGTCGGGGGACAGCCGACTCGCCGCGATGGCGATTTGGATGTTCACCTTGGAGTCGTCAATCGCGCCGACGACCGTCACGGCGCGTTCGACGCCCGCGTCGGTGAGTCTGTCCTCGCGGCGGGCGTCGCCTTCGACCGCGAGCAGGTCCGCGTCGAGCGCACGCTGGTACTGCGTCTCCTTGCTCTCGACGACGACCACGTCGCGGCCCATCTCGCGGAGCCGCGCCGCCACCGTCTTCCCGAAAGTTCCGTAGCCGCAGACGATTACGTGCGATTCGAGTTCCGCTATCTCTCGTTGGAGTTTCATCTGGTCGAGTTCCTCGCGTATCTGTCCGCCGAAGGCCGCGGAGACGAACGTCTCGCCGGCCCACAGTCCGGTTCCGATGAGGCCGGTGAGAATCACGATGGCGTACGCCTTGACGAGCGTCGCCGGCCCCTCGTGTGTCTGGTAGTGGAGTTCGATGCTGGTCGGGTCGAGCAGCCAGAACGCCGCGTCGACGAGGGACGCGCCGGCGAGGGCGCTGAACCCGCCGACGCCGGCGACGACGAACGCCGCGACTGCGACGAGTGGCCGGACCATCCGCCGGAGCAACGGTCTGTGCGCCAGCGCGTCGATGAGAATGCGGCGGTCGTACGTCACGGGGGCGCGGACACCTCGTGGGAGCGCGACCGGTCTGGCTCGTGCGGCCCGCAATCGCGGCGAACCGGGTGGCCTGACGATTCTCGGTTGCTAGTCTGTCCACATTCAGAGATATTTGACTCGCGTTTGAATGTATATTCGAACATCTTGCCAATGTTCGACAACCTTCCGAGTATAAAATCGTTTGTCCTTAAACAACCCAATATTCTGGCTATGACTCCCTGATTCGGATTCGAGAACAATTCGATATAGCAGAATACGATTTATTGTAGCCAGAGATGGGGGAGGGAACGTCCGAGTGTAGACTGCGCTCGCGTTCGGTTCAGGGTCGAAATCCGCGAAATCCTCATATCGGATGGTTGTGTATGTCATGGCACCGGCACGCATGCCGGAGTGGGGTGAACGATGGCGACTGCCAACTCGAACGAGGCCGAATACGACTACCCGGTCGGTTACGAACCGGAGGTACAAACAGAGACGGTCGAACTGGACCGTCGAACCGTCGAGCGACTCGACGCGCTGCGCGAGGACGACGAGTCGTACGACGAACTGATAACCGAGCTTGCGTCCATCTTCGCGGCGAGCGAACTCTCCGCCGCGCGGGTGGACAGCCCGCTCATCGAGTGACGCCCCGCGTCACTCAAATTTCTGTATCTGAGTCGCTCTCCTCGTAGAATCGTGATTCTGCCGAGCGTCTGCAATAAATCAGTGGTTGCTATACAGAATCGGAGGTGGCGAGCGTGACCAACCGAGTCAACGTCCACGTCGGCAGGGAGTACCAGAAAAATCGGGTGCGTCTTTGGTTTAGTCCGCCTGTGTCGCCGGGTTCGCACCGTCTGTGAGCAGTTCGCCGTCGAACAGCGCGCGTTCGAGCGAGAACGAGCCCGGTCCGCTCAGGGCGACTGCGACCGCGACCAGCGCCAGCGAGAGGGTCAGTTCGACGCCGCCGCTGGAAGCCGGGTAGCCGTTCGGGAGGTGGACGAGGACCGTCGCAACGGTCATGTTGACGGCGACGAGAGCGCCGACAACGCGAACGAGCAGACCGATGAGCAAGAACAGTCCGCCGACGAGTTCGAGGAGGCCGACGCCCCACGCTGCGACTGTCGGCAGCGGGACGCCGAGACTCGCTAAGAAACCCGAAAAGCCGGGGATTCCCATCGATTTCGGCCCGACCGCGAGGACCTTACCGAAACCGGAGACGACCATCGGGATACCCAGCGCGAGTCGGATAAATATCGGGCTCCACCGGGTCGCCGACGTGGCAGCAGATTTCCGATCCATCGACTACCACACACCGAGGTCTGCACGGGGGATTGTTTTGTACGTTAGATTGTATGTTAATTCCATACATTATCATATTTATCTAACAGACAGAAAAGTCTCAGGTAACATCGACGTGACCGGCCTCAGAAGCGCGTCGACCAATCGTCCGATTTTTTGCTCAGAGCGCGAAAGCTCCGAGTATGACCGACTTCGACCCCGAGAAGTTCGA contains the following coding sequences:
- a CDS encoding glutamate-1-semialdehyde 2,1-aminomutase, whose translation is MNHDESRALYDRALSVLAGGVNSSVRATQPYPFFVERGDGAHVIDADGNRYVDYVLGYGPLLYGHDAPEPVQSAVQKHAAAGPMYGAPTEIEVEHAEFVARHVPSVEMLRFVNSGTEATVSAVRLARGVTGRDKIVVMQGGYHGAQESTLVEGGPGGAKPSTPGIPSSFADHTIPVPFNDEETVREVFEEHGEDIAAVLTEPILANTGIVHPVDGYLEALRDVTEEHGALLIFDEVITGFRVGGLQCAQGKFGVTPDLTTFGKIIGGGFPVGAVGGKAELVEQFTPGGDVFQSGTFSGHPVTMAAGHEYLKYAAENDVYGHVNRLGEKLRSGITDILEDQAPEYTVVGTDSMFKTVFTRHGTAERADACADGCAQVESCPNYDACPKTGADVSKAETDRWERVFWQEMKDQGVFLTANQFESQFVSYAHTDEDIEETLEAYKQAL
- a CDS encoding uroporphyrinogen-III synthase, with translation MSQQVRAAVFRPDDDRIERAVELLDSLGATPVPDPMLAIEPTGATPETGEFVVLTSKTGVELLDEAGWNPGDAVLCCIGPATADAAREVGWTVDRVPDEYTSAGLVEHLAPDVDGATVEVARSDHGSAVLTDGLRDAGADVHETVLYRLVRPEGAGKSVELAAAGDLEAALFTSSLTVEHFLDAAAERGVREEAIAGLNDAVVGAIGPPTRDTAASHGIDVTVVPDEATFEALAVAAVETAAPTYHE
- a CDS encoding chitin synthase — protein: MNRPLRLALTFGVAFVVALPLGFIFAPDPTGVVPLFLTVGLAAVLGLPAYLGLSRAIAS
- a CDS encoding type II CAAX prenyl endopeptidase Rce1 family protein, which produces MVTVAVLGGLAVALFGMAVAGLLADRYLSEPDDLRADLLVSDANKWAVFALLCGYVLVVEGRPLSSMTGRSLDPLAFVAVVGGGVFVLFAANAVTTPVFDRLGVGGLDEGMTGLASLSVRHRLFVAGTAGVTEQVLFHGYAVERLLELTGSPLLAGGVSFAAFTASHAVGWERGAVARIAVPALLTTVMYLLVRDVVALACIHALNDAVGLLVAGSVEKADDDGAEAAADGTAR
- a CDS encoding ammonium transporter encodes the protein MLTPLQADLASVVEAVNLVWVLTVTFLIFFMHAGFAMLEAGQVRAKNVANQLTKNLLTWSIGVIVFFLLGAAVSSIVAAFTGGPATTISGAFMSLYAPDASATTAWVDWLFGAVFAMTAATIVSGAVAGRARLRAYLTYTILIAGVIYPVVVGFTWGGGFLDALGFHDFAGGMIVHGMGGIAGLTAAWIIGPRMNRFKPDGTANVIPGHSITFAVLGTLILAFGWYGFNVGTAAAPLAYADGAVTLGSFAFVGRVALVTTLGMAAGAIGAGGVAMYKTGKVDTLYVANGLLAGLVGVTAIADDIVWPGALVVGLLAGAQLPVVFEFVEKRLHIDDVCAVFPVHGSAGILGALLYPVFAVPLWHDGASFVSLAVPQVIGVGVIAIWTFAATAVVFGGFRAIGQVRVSSDHEREGLDTAEHGVDTYPEFGSPDADTGIRTDGSGVPSGDGFMTTGRED
- a CDS encoding P-II family nitrogen regulator; its protein translation is MSDSDLPNDGDIKLVMAVIRPDKLSDVKTALAEIGAPSLTVTNVSGRGSQPAKKSQWRGEEYTVDLHQKVKVECVVADIPADDVVDAIADAAHTGEKGDGKVFTFPVESAVQVRTGKTGRDAV
- the cobA gene encoding uroporphyrinogen-III C-methyltransferase; the encoded protein is MTADDAESETADERSTGAQSNGDATDGDGVGTVHLVGSGPGDPELLTMKAARLIDESDVVLHDKLPGPEILGMIPAEKREDVGKRAGGEWTPQEYTNNRLVELAREGKDVVRLKGGDPFVFGRGGEEMEHLADNGIPFEVVPGITSAVAGAGAAGIPVTHRDHVSSVSFVTGHEDPTKDESAVDWDALAATGGTLVVLMGVGKLPLYTAELREAGMDGDTPVALIERATWPDMRVATGTLDTIVDVRDEADIEPPAITVIGEVAATRDRVKQFLQGGGADAIAEADTSAGGAGGDE
- the hemC gene encoding hydroxymethylbilane synthase, with amino-acid sequence MATRGSALARAQAASVQGALAGRRLDVELVEVETTGDRIQDELIHRLGKTGAFVRALDERVLDGEVDAAVHSMKDMPTEKPADLVVAGVPERAPAGDVLVTAEGHDIDDLPEGAVVGTSSLRRQAQLLNYREDLEVEPLRGNVDTRIEKLLATHLQREHEARVENDKERQEKKGKTDHEEAFDETADEWFEGLTELERQALGRKVETEYDAIVLAEAGLKRSGLTEKVNYERLPRTTFVPAPGQGAIAVTAADSEVIDLIHDKLDHPRTRVETTVERTILAELGGGCIAPVGVHALLQGEHVHVDVQVLATDGSESIKTSRDLPVGNHANAAREFAAALRDRGAGQLVDAAREEAEE